The sequence TGCTCCGGGGTGGCGTCGGGCGCGAACGCCGTCCGGATGCGGTCGCGCGCATCGCGCCGCACGAAGAGGAAGCCGGTCCCCGCCGGGGCCAGCATCCACTTGTGGAGGCTCACGCTGTACGCGTCGCAGTCCAGGGAGGCCAGATCGATGGGGAACTGGCCCACCGCCTGCGCGCCGTCCACCAGGCTCACGAGTCCCCGCTCGCGCGCGAGCGCGCAGATGGCTTCCACCGGATAAAGATGCCCTCCACGGGTCACATGACAGAAGGCCACCGCCCGCGTCCGGGGCGTGATGGCGTCCTCGAACCGGGAGAGGACCTCCTCCTCCGGAGGCAGGGGGCTGGGGATGAAGACTTCGTTCACCCGAATCCCCTCCCGCACCTGCCGGAACTCCCACGGACGACGACCCGCGGGATGTTCCTGGGTTGTGATCAGGACTTCATCGCCGGGATTGAGTGCGACCCCGATGCTCTGGAGGTGGAGCGCCTCCGACGCGTTTCTCGTGAGCGTGAGTTCGTCCGGCTGCACCGAGAAGAGGCCGGCGAGTCCGGGCACCACGTGCTCCGCGATCCGGGCGCTCAGATCCGAGCGGCCGCGAGCGGGAAGTTCGGCCATGGCCCGATACCCGGCGGCGACCGCATCCACCACCTGCCTCGGCGGCATGCCGATGCTCGCGTTGTTCAGGTAGGCCGTGCCGGGTTCGACGAGAAAGTGTGCGCGCACGTCGTCCCAGTCCGCGTCGCCCGTCCCGGCCGGCGTCCGGAGCGGCGGGAGTTCCGTGGACGACGCGTCCCCGTCCCAGGCGGCGCAGGCGGGGAGGCCGAGGGCGGCGGCACCGGTCGCACCGAGGCGGAGCCACTCCCTGCGGTCCATCAGGCCGTAGCGATCATCTCCGGCGCCCCCAGCGGTCATGAGCAGCATGCGGAACTGCGGGTGAAGGACATCGAGTTTCCGCTGGGGAAGCGCAGCGTCAGCGTGTCGCCGTCGATCTCGACCCCGGTCGGTTCGAGCGGCCCCGCCCCGTCGCGCGCGGTCATCGTGAGCGGGCTCGCCGGAAGTCCCGCCATCGTGCGTCCGTACGAGAGGTGATGAAGGTGCTCGAAGGTGAGCGTCTCCCCGTCGAAGGTGTAGCGTCCGCCCTCGCCGGATCCGCGCCTGGGCGCGTCGCCATCCATGACGAAGAAGAGGACCTGCCACTCGCCGTCCGTGAAGATGATGCGCCCGCGCACGGGGTGTCGGTCGCCGCTCGAGAGCACGTATTCGTTCGCGGCCCAGGCCCCCGCGAGAGCGTCGGCCCGCGGCGACAACGCCCCGCCGGCCCCTGGCGCCGCGGGGTCGATGAGGCCACCGGCCAGCCCCGCGAGACCAAGGGAGGAGCCGAGGAGAAGGGACGATTTGAGCATGGTCTGCGTCTCCGGGTCGCCGGGGATCGTTGGCCCGCAACGTGACGCGGCCCGCCGCGAGCGACAAGCGGCGGCCCGGCCGCCACGGACCGCCGGGGTCGCCCGGCCTCCGCGATCCCCGTACCGTGAGATCGTCCGCCGGAAGACCGGGGCCGCAACCGAATCGAGAGGGTCGAGCGATGCGAACAGAACGGCGAGCGTGGAGCGTGGTCCGGGCACTCCTGACCGTGGCGGTAGCTGCCTTCGGGGTCGCGTCGATGGTTCCGGCCGAGGTCGAGGCCCAGGAAGTTGGCCCGCCGAACGGCTCGCTCGTGATTGTGGGTGGCGCCATGCGAAGCCC is a genomic window of Candidatus Palauibacter soopunensis containing:
- a CDS encoding aminotransferase class V-fold PLP-dependent enzyme, whose protein sequence is MLLMTAGGAGDDRYGLMDRREWLRLGATGAAALGLPACAAWDGDASSTELPPLRTPAGTGDADWDDVRAHFLVEPGTAYLNNASIGMPPRQVVDAVAAGYRAMAELPARGRSDLSARIAEHVVPGLAGLFSVQPDELTLTRNASEALHLQSIGVALNPGDEVLITTQEHPAGRRPWEFRQVREGIRVNEVFIPSPLPPEEEVLSRFEDAITPRTRAVAFCHVTRGGHLYPVEAICALARERGLVSLVDGAQAVGQFPIDLASLDCDAYSVSLHKWMLAPAGTGFLFVRRDARDRIRTAFAPDATPEQPQFGPPGTAAFPVRAAVGTAVDFVAAIGLEAVEARCRHLSDHLKSRLAEMNGVTLLSGARDRSAPGSTIFEKEGLDAVAAVSAIEASISSHIDEHQRDGHNAIRISTHIYNTTEQVDRFVEALARTTG